In Colletotrichum destructivum chromosome 1, complete sequence, the sequence aacctcccaaggccaacccatacacatctgcatcgacaacaccagtgtcatccaaggaatacggggcgaggccccagactCCTCACAAGCAGCggtgctcgagatccaagctgctgctaggatatacaacatccacacccactggacgccagggcacgaggggattaagggcaacgaagaggcggaccggctagccaaggagggcacagcgctgccggtcccgctaggccaactagctacgctctccgggatcaagaggcttggtagagagcgattgcgaaaccagtacagacagtggtggggtaaagaggcgacagaacggtacacccagcttggactgaggctacacttctcctgccctcccgaactcgccctaccacggagcacccttcatcacctcttagcggcccggtcgggccacggggactttgaacactatcaccgacgctttaaccacaccgaagctttgctaacctgctcctgcggggaggcaaaagacgtagatcatctggtctactgcccagcgaccttggcgaggaggcagcagtggcccaccctctacccatctggtccgctcgaccccatcgGACCTGTGGGATCCCTcgaacgatacttcaagggactaatgactgacccaaaaggctttgaggccttcctgcgcGTGACccacttcttccggaagatctgcccaCGCTACTAGGGGCCGGGCTccggcacgggatctagacagccaactcaacccctaaagggaaatagacgggaagcaatgaaactggggaaccagcgggaaccagggacagatagaacgcatagtagccatcaggcaggatttggaggacgaaaggaagggcgatgtatgaagtacatagtcctagcccacggctctccacgccacatacccttcgggaggtctgcgacaagggttccacccttgccgccatggcgttaaatacaacaacaacaacaacaactacaACAGTTGAATCGTTCCAGAGGTCCAAGTACCCTAGTTGCTTCCTATAGGCAGCCTTCAGAGGCccaaagactgactgatcaagaggctggaggatGTGTGAGGTGTGAGGTGGCAGAAAAAGTAGGTAGATGTTGTTTTGATAGCATAGCCACATGAAGTCTGTTGAAACGTGGCTGCTGTGGCCATCCAGGATCATCAGCCTTGCCTCCGCCTTGCCCCCTGCCCCTGTCAATGGAATAAACACCTCCTTCAGCTACGTGACTGCTGTCTCGTCTGTTGTCCAGCCATTCTCAGTTGCTGTGAAGGTCTAGGTGGTATAAGGGCTAAGATCAagaggaaactactgctGTTGGACTGATTTACCTTTGAATATAACAAGGGGTGGCAGAGCATGCCTATCAGCAGAGATACACTCGATCATAGAGGTCCAGGCTCgcgatccaggctgtttccgCTGGACTGCCTTCACTTCAGCACATCCAAGGACTAGGCCGTTAGATCCCTTGCCCTCAAGGATTCCAGTCTCGTCGATATTATATCGATTACGTGGCTTTATAGCCCTGACttctggtatggcgagatGCTGAAACCATGGTCTAATGATATCAGCAGTTGCTCCATTAACACGGTTGGAATCGATAGATCGGCTTCTTTTAACCTTGATAGATGGGTTCCTTTTGATAAAGGCCTGGATCCAGTTCTTTCCAATAGGCTGGCTATTGCTACTGATCtgaaggatcctttctgcaaagTCCTTTAGCTGGCGATGGGTTGGTGGAAGGCgtagggcatgctggatttGCACCTATTCACTTAGATGATGCTCTTGATTAGTTGATAATTGCTGGCGATAGTTATTGCCTATAGATCTGGTTTGGCAGCCTCGCATGCGATACTCCAGTGTTGATCGAGGAATCCCCTATTTAATTGCAGCCCTCCTGACAGACTTGCCATCAGTAACAGCAATAAGGGCCTGTTGGATCTGATTTTCGGTATATTGACTTATAATGATAAGAGTAGTCTGTAGTGAAAGATTGATGTTGTTTGAGTAATAATTGCAATTGTTATAATAGTTTGAAATGAGGGGGTAGAAATCATGATCATAGGATTACGCGTCGTGCGGggtgacgaataaggggggtggacgaataaggggttgttgacgttacCACAGGCAACTCATCGGGGTACCTAGGAGAGCACACTACATGTGACTGACTGGCTGTATGTTGTACCGTGGCCGAATGGAAGCAGGCATTTTGAATTATTGTTGTTTTCTCGTCGCTAACCTTCCTGCTGCACGGATGACACTGAATTGTGAATTTATTCGTTGAGCAGTTTGTAGCTGCATCCGAATGCGGCTTGAGTCATCCACGGAATACGTGTGTACGTACGTGTACTGTATAATTCCACCACATCGAGGGTAAACGGCGACTTTGTACTTACTGTAGTGCACAGTAAAGGAAAACAACCGAAGTCAGGAATAGCCAAGCCGCAGCGCAAGCATCGCGTCGTTGCGACGGGATGGGTCGCGATGACATGACCCCACTTCAACGCTGTTTCCTCacggcctcttcctctccaaaCTTTAAGACGAATGAGAAGGAAAGATAAAACCACCTGTGTAAACTTCTGGACTGCAGTAGTGACTTTTTGATTTATTGAGGCCATGTGTTGCCGAAACACACCTACGTTGACGAACTGCTGGGAGATGGACTAGTAGGGGGCGAAACCGTCTTCCAAAATGAAGAGCTGGTTTTGGCTACGCGATGACAACGACTTCAAGCCATCAGTTTTGTGCTCGTGTAAAAGCAATTCTACTGATATTTCTTTCCTTGAAAAGAACGCAGTGTCTAGGACCAGATGATCGATTTGAGATTTGAAAACCAACTTGTATCAAAATGAACGTGCCTCAGCTTACACCAAACGACAGAGCCGACAATCTCACCGCAAGGCTCGTCGCGATCATCATACACGAGATGACGACATGTATCTCACGTTGGCGCGAGTATGCCGCCTTGAAAGATACCCAGCTTCAACAACTTTACATAGAGAATCAGCAATACAAGGCACGCATCGAAGCGCAATGCCAGACCATTCACGCGCAAGACGAGCGTATCAGGCATTTGGAGTTCGACATGTCTCCCATGGAACTGTCATGCGATACCGTGTCGCCAGCAGCGTTTTCAATGTCGCTACAAGGCTCGGAGACATTCGATTCCGTTGTAGACTTGCAGTCAAGATCTGTGGGCGAAACGTTCGGGGATGCCCTGCAGGAGACGTATGGTCAAGCATCCGACGATGGTAACGCAAGCATTAGGGACGACGTTTTTGCTCCGCTGCTGGCGTTGGCAATGACCGCAGCAGAGGACACGACCGGAAGGTCTACTGAAGCGAAGGAGTCGCCACAGACCGAGAGCAAAAGCCCGATGAAGAGGCATATGGAAGAGGTAGATGTTGCTTCGAAGCGGGTTCGTCATACGTGACTGAAGGGCCTTGAAACATCCATAGTTCCTCTCGACAGTCCCAATACGTTTTGGTGATAACTGCAACTTGGCAATTCTAAACAACAAAAGTTCATCACAAGACGGACCAACAATAAACACAAGTGCATCTAAGAATTTATGTATGTACGTGACCTACACAGCCAAATTTCGCTAGTTGTGGCACTGTGTGGAAGGTATCCAGAGATCTGGTGAGTGTGCCGAAAGAGGGCGCGGTTCGAGCTCACAGCTGGACGTGTCTATGAGTAAGATTCACTGGTAGGCTTGCCCGATTCAGCCGAATGACTTCAACCACCGAGGACATTAAGGACTGCCGTGTTCATATCATTTCAAGATCGAATCAAAGCATCATCTTTGAATACAGTCATAGAGGGGTTACCTTCCGGTTTCTTGCGGTCAAAAGTGGACGTCTCATCTATGCATGCTTCGACATGAAAGTAATCGATTACTACCTTCACAACGGTTCGAGCTACTACGCATCCTTCAGACTTTGCTAGGCTTTGTAGAATGTATCCCAATATTTCCTCACGAGGCCTTTTGCATTCTCTAGATTGGCTTCCGGCTCCATGGTCGCTTCCCACTGGATCTTGTAGTAAGCCAAGCCGTCCACCTCTTTTCTCCCGATGACCTTTCCCGACCAGTGCTCCAGAGTAGGGTCAAACTGATTTGACGGTCTTCTTATGGATTCAGGATAGCGATGGCAAGTGTTCCAAGCGATGATGTCGGGTAGCATGTGTTGAAGTTTATCTTCGGATTCCCAGGTTGGTTTCCAAACCACGTGGTAGTAGATTGCATCACGAAGAACGCTGTGTCTTTGGATACGTTCCACTTGCCACTCGGTCATGGATGCGTCATTATCGCTGCTGCTTTGGTCGACTGATTGTCTTTCCATGGTGGATGGTGATTGGAGCCGTGAGCGGATGGTCGGTGTATGCAGAAAGTGAAACGTAGTACAGTAGGCGCCGGTTGTGACTTGAAAGACAGGTAGCGAAAGATGGGTTGGCGTTGCAGTTCGAAGAGAATGTGGCTTTTCTTGTAGGAAGTTGTTGAACGGGCAGAAATAGTCTAATGTGCTCTTTGAAGTTCACGTGGCTGCAGTGATTGAGCCTCTCCCAGACGAACCATGAAGCCAAGGTGCTTGATGACAAGGGTGAGCGAGTAGGTGTCAACTTACGACCCACAAAGCTCCAAGAACAgacacgcacacgcacacttGGGATCTGAAGGTACACTTCCGGCCGAAATCAGTTTCTGGTTCATAATTTAGAGTTCCTTTTGGCGCAGCTAGTTGTGGCTGCATTTGCTGACATGAGACAGGAAGGTCAGAATGCAGTACTCACCAGAAGCTGACACCGGTTCTTTGGGAAAGCCAGAAACCACCGAAGAACCGTCCTGCTTGCTGGGTTGGATTATGCTAGGAGCCACTTGTTGCTTTCTGTAGATGTTTTTTCAACCACGTAGCAAGCGGTTCTATGCTTCGCCACACACCCAGTTAGCGAGAGGACCCATCAGCCACGGCGATGAATTTTATCCCAATATTGAAAAAGCGGAAGCCAATCCCAGACCCGGTTGCACACTGCACAGCCGCAAACAACACAGTATTCGATTCTCTGAGTATTACTATACCCACGCGGCACGTTGGAGTCGCAACCGAAATGGATGTCAGGTTCATGATCCGGAAACTCTTCCAACACAACCGTTTCTGGTTGTAGCAGGGGTCCTACGTTTGTAACGTTCCTGTCCAACAGGCAGATCCATAAACAGCTGCGACAGATTCAATCTCCAAATTTAAAAACCGGAGGCCGATGCTGGTCGCGATAAAGTATGCTCACAACTAACCATCTTCATTACTGTCATCTTCTCCACCACCATCCCCCGACCGCATGATGACCAAGCGACAGATCTGACGACGCCTGCTTGGGTGCAAGCTCCTGTGACAGAGCATCTCATACACTCCTGTACCTGGCAGATCATGCTGCTAAAAATCAGAGGTGAGTGGGACTATATACACAAAACAGAGTTAGAGAACACGCGCACGTGGCTGGCACTCAATCAAGGCTACATAAAGTACGTTAACTTCCTCTCTCCACACAAAACTGCGCGGTGACTCTTCAGTGCCTTGAAGGAAAGTCCACGCTACAACGTGAACTGAGACATCAATGTACGCTAGTAGACAGCAAGAGAGGCTACGAGTTCC encodes:
- a CDS encoding Putative Chromo-like domain superfamily protein, giving the protein MERQSVDQSSSDNDASMTEWQVERIQRHSVLRDAIYYHVVWKPTWESEDKLQHMLPDIIAWNTCHRYPESIRRPSNQFDPTLEHWSGKVIGRKEVDGLAYYKIQWEATMEPEANLENAKGLVRKYWDTFYKA